Part of the Longimicrobium sp. genome is shown below.
TTCACTCCCGGCGCCGTGAACTCTTCGAAAAACTTCCTCCGCTGCTCCTCCACCGTTCCACTCCAGGGCATGCCCAAGCCTCCTTTGAAGGTCTTGGGCGTTCATTCTGGAGTGTCACCCATCTCTCCGAACGGGTGTAACCTATGTCTCCGGTCTATACAACAGCCTGGGGGAGGGTGTCGCGGCCTGCACCGACCGGCTTGCAGTCCAGCACCGGTGTGTCGGAGGCGAAGGGAAGCAGGGGTGCAGTCCCGCAGGGACTTTGTGCTGTTGTTGCCGGCGAATTCCATTCGCCCTCCCCGCCTTCCGACCGACCGGATGCTCCGCTCCGCATCACCCGCTCCCCATCTCCCGTTCCTGTAACGCCATCGCCCCTCCGCTCCCCTTGCCGCGCCTCGCGCACGCCGCGTAATTGCACCCATCCGCGCCAGGGCGCGCGGGCGGACCGCGAAACCGGGAGGGGGCTCATGCGGCTCGGGATGGTCGGGCTGGGGAAGATGGGCGGGAACATGGTCGAGCGCCTGCTGCGCGGCGGCCACGAGGTGGTGGTGTTCGATCTGGATGCCGAGCTGACGAAGAAGATCGGCTCGGCCGAGCGTGCCACCCCCGTGTTCTCGCTGGAGGAGATGGCGGGCGCGCTCACCGGGCCACGAGTCGTCTGGGTGATGGTGCCCGCCGGCGCGCCCACCGAGGACACCCTGCAGAAGCTGGCGGCCCACATGCAGCCCGGCGACGTGCTGATCGACGGCGGCAACTCCAACTTCCAGGACAGCAGGCGCCGCGCGACCGAGCTGGCGCAGCGCGGCCTGCACTTCGTGGACGCCGGGACCAGCGGCGGCATCTGGGGGCTGAAGGTGGGCTACTGCCTGATGGTGGGCGGCCCCGCCGAGGCCGTGCGCATCTGCGAGCCCGCCTTCCGCACGCTGGCGCCCGAGGACGGGTACCTGCATGTGGGCCCCAGCGGGGCGGGGCACTTCGTGAAGATGGTGCACAACGGCATCGAGTACGGGCTTCTGCAGGCGTACGCCGAGGGGTTCGAGATCATGCACGCCAGCGACTATCCGCTGGACCTGCGCGCCATCGCCGGGCTGTGGAACCACGGGAGCGTGGTGCGCAGCTGGCTGCTGGAGCTGCTGGAGCTGGCCTACGGGCAGGAGGGGCAGGACCTGGAAGCCATCAAGGGGTGGGTGGCCGACAGCGGCGAGGGGCGGTGGACGGTGCAGACCGCGCTGGAGCTGAACGTTCCCGCGCCCGTCATCACCCTCTCGCTCCTCCAGCGCTTCCGCTCGCGGCAGGACCAGAGCTACGGCGCGCAGGTGATCGCGGCGCTGCGCAACCAGTTCGGCGGGCACGCCGTGAGGTCGGCGGACGCCGGGGGCCACGCGGGCGGATGAGCGACGCATCTCCCCAGACCGAGGTGACGATGGCCTCGGGCGCGCCGGCCGATACGCCGCTGCGCAAGACGATGAAGTCGGGGCGCACGCCGGAGCCGCAGGCGCTGGTCATCTTCGGCGCCACGGGCGACCTGACGCGCCGCAAGCTGATGCCCGCCGTCTACAAGCTCTTCTGCGACGGACTTCTCCCCGAGCACTTCGCGGTGGTCGGCTTCGCGCGCGAGGCGATGACGGAGGACGAGTTCCGCCGGCGCATGCGCGAGGCGCTGGGGGAGTTCGCCACGAAGCCGGGCGACGAGGAGTGGGCGCGCTTCGCCCCGCACTTGGCCTACGTGGGCTCGGTGTTCGAGGACCCGGAAGGCTTCCTGGCGCTCCGCCGCCGGCTGGAGGAGCTGGACCGGGAGCAGGGGACGGGGGGGAACCGGCTGTACTACCTGGCCGTCCCGCCGGGGGTGATGGAGCTGGTGGCCGAGCAGCTGGGGCGCGCGGGGCTGGTGTGCGACGCGCGCTCGGATTGCTTCTCGCGCATCATCGTGGAGAAGCCGTTCGGGCACGACCTGGAGAGCGCGCAGCAGCTGAACGCCGACCTGCACCGCGTGTTCGACGAGCGGCAGGTGTTCCGCATCGACCACTACCTGGGGAAGGAGACCACGCAGAACATCCTGGTCTTCCGCTTCGGGAACGTGATCTGGGAGCCGGTGTGGAACCGCACCTTCGTGGACCACGTGGAGATCACCGTGGCCGAGACGGTGGGGGTGGAGCAGCGGGCGGGCTACTACGAGAAGGCGGGCGCGCTGCGCGACATGGTGCAGAGCCACCTCCTGCAGGTGCTGGCCCTGGTCGCGATGGAGCCGCCGGCCAGCTACGACGCTGACTCGATCCGCACCGAGAAGGTGAAGGTGCTGCGCTCCATCCGCCCCATCCGCGGCGAGGACGTGGCGCACGACGCGGTGCGCGGCCAGTACGCGGCGTCGGAAGACGGGAAGGCGGTGGGCTACCGCGCCGAGCCGAACGTGGACCCCCAATCGCGAACGGAGACCTTCGCGGCGCTGCGGCTGTGGATCGACAACTGGCGCTGGGCCGACGTGCCGTTCTACGTGCGCACGGGAAAGCGGCTGAAGAAGAAGGTGAGCGAGGTGGTGGTCCGCTTCCGCCCCGCCCCGCACCCCATCCTCGACAACGTGGAGGGCGACCGGCCGGCGCCCAACGCGCTGGTGCTGAAGATCCAGCCGCAGGAGGGGATCAGCCTGTTCTTCGAGGCCAAGGTGCCGGGGATGCGGGGCGAGCTGCGCCCGGTGTCGATGGACTTCGACTACAGCCGCGCCTTCCAGCGCGAATCCCCCGAGGCGTACCAGCGCCTGCTGCTGGACGCGATGGTGGGCGATGCCACGCTCTTCGCGCGCGAGGACGAGGTCGTGGCCGCGTGGACGCTCATCACCCCGATCCTGGAGGAGTGGGCTCGCACCGGCGAGCCGGAAGCCTACCCCGCCGGGAGCTGGGGCCCCGCGTGCTCGGACCGGCTGATCGGGGAGACGACGCGGGCCGAGGACCGCGGGCGCGAGTGGCGGGAGCCGTGAAAGTGCTGAGTGCTGAGTGCTGCGTGCGGGGTAACTGAAGGCGAATGAATTCGCGGCAACAACTGCACAAAGTCCCTGCGGGACTGCGGTCCAGCATCCGGCTGCTTCTTCCGGCACACTGCCGCCCGCCGGGTGAGCCGGTGGATGCAGGCCGTGCCGATGCCCCGTCCCTCCCCCAGGCGGTTTTGGGGGAGGGACAGGCGGACCGGCGGCGCGACGGGAGTCGCGCCGGGCAAGCCAGGGAGAGGGCCCGCGATGCGGCGGGCGCGCCGCCTACTCTTCCGCCGCGCCGCTGTCCGCGGGGTAGATGCCGCTCATGGCGCGGTCCAGCGCGGCGCGCAGGTCGGCGGCGCTGGCGCCCTGGTGGTACGCGGCGACCACCACCGGGCGGATGAGCCCCGCCAGGTCGTCGATGCGCGCGGGGACGGCGGCGGAGCGCTCGGCGATGCGGGTGCCGCGCGCGCCGTCGGTCACCACCACGCCCAGGCGCTCCAGCTCGGCGTAGGCGCGCGCCACCGTTCCCGGGGCCACGTCCAGCTCGTCGGCCAGGCCGCGGACGGAGGGGAGGCGCTCGCCCGGCTTGGCCCGACCCGTGGCCACCGCCTCCTGCACCTGCCCCACGATCTGCTCGTAGATCGATTTGTCCGACGCATCGTCGACGTGGATCGCCATCCCCGGCGGCGACGACGCGGGGCGGGTGGCGCGCAGGGCCTCGGGGGTGAGGCCGAATGTGGCCAGCGCGCGCGCCCCGATCCCCGTCTCCTCGCCCAGCACCCCGGCCAGCAGGTGGCGCTGGGTGATCTCGGCGGTGTCGCCCATGCGCGCCTCGTCCACGGCCAGTTCCAGCACGCGTTTGGCGCCGGCGGTGTAGGGAAGCTCGCTGCGCACCGGCGCGTTCCCCGGCCGGGCGGGCGCCGCGTCGCGCACGTAGCGCCACAGCTTCTCCGGGTTCACGCCGACCATCCCCAGCAGCCGCACCGCCTCGCAGCCGGAGTCGCGCAGCAGTCCCAGCAGGATGTGCTCGGTGCCCACCTGCGGGTGCCGCAGCTCGGCGGCTTCCTCGCGCGCGTTGGCCAGCGCCAGGCGCACGTCCTCGCCGAAGGTGTAGTGCCCCGCCTGCATTTGTGGCTCGCGCCGCCCCTGCGACCGCCATCCGAACACCATCCGCAGCTCTCCGGAACGGGTAACATCTTGTACTACATATGATAGTACATCGACGGCAGAGATGTGTCAAATCTTCTGGTACAAGAACATCGATCGTATTCGCCAGCCACATCTCCGCGTCTCCCCAACCGCGATTTCTCACGCGGAGAAGCGGAGTCGCGGAGAACCCCGTGCCGTGACGAATCCTCCGCGCCTCCGCGTCTCCGCGTGAGATTCAACGATATAGCGGTCGAGCGACGGTGGAATCGTCAGGACTGTTGTGTACGTACTTAGAGCCGCGTGCTCGGCCCGCGCTCGGGGCCGGAGGCGAATTCGCGGAGCCGCTCCAGGTTGCAGCCGCAGCTCGCCAGCGCGATGCAGGCGGGCGACCGCGGGTTGCGCAGGAGGCCGGCGAGAAGGTGCAGGGGATTGATGACGTCGTTCCCGCGCTCCCCGGCTTCCGCGGCGGCCTGGGCGAGCACCGCGTGCGCCGATGCGCCGAAGGGAAGGTCGCCGAGCGGGACGTCGTGCCCGCCGGGCCGCATCCCGGACCCGATCGCCGCGCGGACGGCGGCGGGATCGACCTCGGTGCGCACCAGCGTGGCGTGGATGAGCTCGTGCTCCAGCAGCGCCAGCAGGATCTCCGCGTCACCCACCTGGCCGCGTCCCGCCCCCGCGGCGATCTCGCGCGCCCGGGCGAGCGTGGGCGTGCAGCGGCGGAAGGCGTGCAGATCCAGCGCGCCGTTCGCCCGCGCCGGGGCCGGACGGAGCCATTTGCGGAAGATGCGGAGCCAGTCCAGAATCATCGGGGTGCGCGCGGCGGGGATCGGATCGGCGCCCGCAATGTAGCGCGCCGGACGGCAAAGGGGAGCGGAGATGAGCGAGGCGAGGATCGAGGTGCACGCGGACGCGCACGCGGCGGCCCGCGCGGGCGCGGAGGCGTTCGTGGCGGAGGCGCGCGCGGCGGTGGAGGCGCGCGGGCGGTTCACGGTCGCGCTCTCCGGCGGCACCGCGCCCAGGGAGATGTACGCGCTGTACGCGGCGGAGGAATTCGCCTCGCGGATCCCGTGGGAGGGCGTGCACCTGTTCTGGGGTGACGAGCGCTGCGTGCCGCCCCGCCACCCGCGCAGCAACTTCGCCGTGGCGTGGGAAGCGTTCATCCGCCGCGTTCCCATCCCCGAAGCCAACGTGCATCGCATCCTCGGCGAGATGCCGGCGGAGGAGGGCGCGGCGCAGTATCGCGACGAGCTGGAGCGGGTCTTCGGTGCCGGCATCCCGCGCTTCGACGTCATCCACCTGGGCGTGGGGCCGGACGCGCACACCTGCTCGCTCTTCCCGTTCAGCGACCTGCTGCGCGAGCGCGAGCGCACCGTCGCCCCCGCGCTCCTCCGCGAGCTGGGCGAGCCGCGCGTGACCTTCACCTTTCCCGTGGTGAACGCGGCGCG
Proteins encoded:
- a CDS encoding GntR family transcriptional regulator; the encoded protein is MVFGWRSQGRREPQMQAGHYTFGEDVRLALANAREEAAELRHPQVGTEHILLGLLRDSGCEAVRLLGMVGVNPEKLWRYVRDAAPARPGNAPVRSELPYTAGAKRVLELAVDEARMGDTAEITQRHLLAGVLGEETGIGARALATFGLTPEALRATRPASSPPGMAIHVDDASDKSIYEQIVGQVQEAVATGRAKPGERLPSVRGLADELDVAPGTVARAYAELERLGVVVTDGARGTRIAERSAAVPARIDDLAGLIRPVVVAAYHQGASAADLRAALDRAMSGIYPADSGAAEE
- the pgl gene encoding 6-phosphogluconolactonase, with amino-acid sequence MSEARIEVHADAHAAARAGAEAFVAEARAAVEARGRFTVALSGGTAPREMYALYAAEEFASRIPWEGVHLFWGDERCVPPRHPRSNFAVAWEAFIRRVPIPEANVHRILGEMPAEEGAAQYRDELERVFGAGIPRFDVIHLGVGPDAHTCSLFPFSDLLRERERTVAPALLRELGEPRVTFTFPVVNAARRVEMFAVGAGKAGIAWQVLRGPLDPFRLPAQNVRPGDGDYVWIMDEAAAVKL
- the zwf gene encoding glucose-6-phosphate dehydrogenase, which produces MSDASPQTEVTMASGAPADTPLRKTMKSGRTPEPQALVIFGATGDLTRRKLMPAVYKLFCDGLLPEHFAVVGFAREAMTEDEFRRRMREALGEFATKPGDEEWARFAPHLAYVGSVFEDPEGFLALRRRLEELDREQGTGGNRLYYLAVPPGVMELVAEQLGRAGLVCDARSDCFSRIIVEKPFGHDLESAQQLNADLHRVFDERQVFRIDHYLGKETTQNILVFRFGNVIWEPVWNRTFVDHVEITVAETVGVEQRAGYYEKAGALRDMVQSHLLQVLALVAMEPPASYDADSIRTEKVKVLRSIRPIRGEDVAHDAVRGQYAASEDGKAVGYRAEPNVDPQSRTETFAALRLWIDNWRWADVPFYVRTGKRLKKKVSEVVVRFRPAPHPILDNVEGDRPAPNALVLKIQPQEGISLFFEAKVPGMRGELRPVSMDFDYSRAFQRESPEAYQRLLLDAMVGDATLFAREDEVVAAWTLITPILEEWARTGEPEAYPAGSWGPACSDRLIGETTRAEDRGREWREP
- the gnd gene encoding phosphogluconate dehydrogenase (NAD(+)-dependent, decarboxylating), giving the protein MRLGMVGLGKMGGNMVERLLRGGHEVVVFDLDAELTKKIGSAERATPVFSLEEMAGALTGPRVVWVMVPAGAPTEDTLQKLAAHMQPGDVLIDGGNSNFQDSRRRATELAQRGLHFVDAGTSGGIWGLKVGYCLMVGGPAEAVRICEPAFRTLAPEDGYLHVGPSGAGHFVKMVHNGIEYGLLQAYAEGFEIMHASDYPLDLRAIAGLWNHGSVVRSWLLELLELAYGQEGQDLEAIKGWVADSGEGRWTVQTALELNVPAPVITLSLLQRFRSRQDQSYGAQVIAALRNQFGGHAVRSADAGGHAGG
- a CDS encoding Clp protease N-terminal domain-containing protein, with translation MILDWLRIFRKWLRPAPARANGALDLHAFRRCTPTLARAREIAAGAGRGQVGDAEILLALLEHELIHATLVRTEVDPAAVRAAIGSGMRPGGHDVPLGDLPFGASAHAVLAQAAAEAGERGNDVINPLHLLAGLLRNPRSPACIALASCGCNLERLREFASGPERGPSTRL